A window of the Bacteriovorax sp. PP10 genome harbors these coding sequences:
- a CDS encoding ATP-dependent helicase C-terminal domain-containing protein, with protein sequence MHSFPIDSIKDKILDSLDVVDFLVIKSTPGSGKTTRVPLFLKEKYQKKIYVLEPRKLAAKLASTFVARSLGEVPGQSVGHIFKYERVASDKTQIVFLTEGTFLRILASDPKLSDCDVIILDEFHERHYYTDVALSFLLKIKETNPNLKIIIMSATINLTELDVLLQGKAKTLELNESKHTLKLDYLPNDTLVLKDPLERKVYNALSSVINRPGHVLIFLPGMFEIKKCEEIIQNNFNFEVIILHGEVGGVDITDEYYDLSKKKIILSTNIAESSVTIPGVRTVIDSGLHKINKLNPVTRLPFVELRKISQSSAIQRANRASREDAGLAFRLYSEFDYQGRDQFDTPEINRVDLSELMITTADIFNRGIEDFTFLAPLKESEVIKSKKYLEEIGLFEEGKPNAAAKRLSRFPFHPRISKILDEASKGNERSFNNVVNYLADLIEPKSSYRFKTLVKNFFKPNPKGVDIDFEKIILYGYIDQIAKLKNHQLIHMSGETYAVSPKLSGDIDPNHALWIILDLDNRNQVTRMLPIEEDWLYDLPFFPIEDSKQIDFDTDNFRLSVEQVSRIGAIVLSKEKITNNKLTPDIVEFVARKLLPSFKAKFESDTFKRLQVFEKYSENKIDDFEIAPWFKNQVEYLLGDSSYNLETILDAFVLEVFNYLNTDQAYDLEVDLPLSLQLNDKRKVTINYDVTNGIHCESYIQDFYGLASVPSILKGKEKIKIHLLGPHKRALQVTMDLMSFWEKTYKELYGELKRDYPRHHWALDPKNAKPILLLKNVK encoded by the coding sequence TAAAAGAAAAATACCAAAAGAAAATTTATGTCCTGGAGCCTCGTAAGCTTGCTGCTAAGCTGGCCTCTACTTTTGTGGCCAGAAGTCTGGGAGAAGTGCCTGGGCAGTCAGTAGGGCATATTTTCAAGTATGAACGCGTGGCCTCTGATAAGACTCAGATTGTGTTTCTAACGGAAGGAACTTTTTTAAGAATCCTTGCTTCTGATCCTAAACTTAGCGATTGCGATGTGATCATTCTGGATGAGTTTCACGAAAGGCATTATTACACTGATGTCGCTTTAAGCTTTCTCTTAAAAATTAAAGAAACGAATCCCAACTTAAAAATCATTATCATGTCGGCCACCATCAATCTGACGGAGCTTGATGTTTTATTGCAGGGAAAAGCAAAGACCCTTGAGTTAAACGAATCCAAACATACTTTAAAGTTAGACTATCTTCCGAATGACACTTTGGTTTTAAAAGATCCGTTGGAGAGAAAAGTTTATAATGCTTTATCTTCGGTCATCAATCGTCCTGGCCATGTTCTGATATTCCTTCCAGGGATGTTTGAAATTAAAAAGTGCGAAGAGATCATTCAAAATAATTTTAATTTTGAAGTGATCATTCTTCACGGTGAAGTCGGTGGGGTCGATATTACTGATGAGTATTATGACCTATCTAAGAAAAAAATTATTCTCTCGACTAATATTGCTGAGAGTTCAGTGACGATTCCCGGAGTGAGAACGGTTATCGATTCCGGCCTTCACAAAATTAATAAATTAAATCCAGTCACCAGGCTGCCATTTGTTGAACTAAGAAAGATCAGTCAATCATCGGCGATTCAAAGGGCCAATAGAGCTTCGAGAGAAGATGCAGGTCTTGCCTTCAGGCTTTACTCTGAGTTTGATTACCAAGGGCGCGATCAATTCGATACGCCGGAAATCAACCGCGTGGACTTAAGTGAGTTGATGATTACGACTGCAGATATTTTCAATCGTGGGATTGAGGATTTTACATTCCTGGCCCCTTTAAAAGAGTCAGAAGTTATAAAATCAAAAAAGTACCTGGAAGAAATAGGGTTGTTTGAAGAAGGTAAACCTAATGCGGCTGCAAAACGTTTATCGCGCTTTCCTTTTCATCCAAGAATTTCAAAGATTTTAGATGAGGCCTCAAAAGGTAATGAGAGATCATTTAATAATGTTGTCAATTACCTGGCCGACCTGATTGAACCAAAATCTAGTTACCGTTTTAAAACTCTTGTGAAGAATTTTTTCAAACCCAATCCTAAAGGTGTGGATATTGATTTTGAAAAGATCATTCTCTATGGTTATATTGATCAGATCGCAAAACTAAAAAATCATCAGCTGATTCACATGAGTGGAGAAACGTATGCCGTTTCACCTAAGTTATCAGGTGATATTGACCCTAATCATGCACTCTGGATTATTCTTGATCTGGACAATCGAAATCAAGTGACAAGAATGCTGCCGATAGAAGAAGACTGGCTTTATGACCTGCCTTTTTTTCCGATAGAAGACTCCAAACAAATAGACTTTGATACTGACAATTTCAGGCTCTCGGTTGAGCAAGTCAGTCGTATTGGTGCGATCGTTTTATCCAAAGAGAAAATTACTAACAATAAACTCACTCCAGATATTGTCGAGTTTGTGGCCAGGAAACTGCTGCCATCATTTAAGGCCAAGTTTGAAAGTGACACTTTTAAAAGACTACAGGTTTTTGAAAAGTACTCAGAAAATAAGATTGATGATTTTGAAATCGCACCGTGGTTTAAAAATCAGGTTGAGTATCTTTTAGGTGATAGCTCTTATAATTTAGAAACTATTCTGGATGCTTTTGTCCTTGAGGTATTTAATTATCTCAATACAGATCAGGCCTATGATCTGGAAGTCGATCTTCCTTTGAGTCTGCAGTTGAATGATAAAAGAAAAGTGACAATTAATTACGATGTGACCAATGGAATCCATTGTGAGTCTTATATTCAAGATTTTTATGGTCTAGCGAGTGTTCCAAGCATTTTGAAAGGAAAAGAGAAAATAAAAATTCATCTTTTAGGCCCACACAAGAGAGCATTGCAAGTCACGATGGATTTAATGAGTTTCTGGGAAAAGACCTATAAAGAATTATATGGGGAATTAAAAAGAGATTATCCAAGACATCACTGGGCGCTGGACCCAAAAAACGCTAAACCAATCCTGCTTTTAAAGAATGTAAAGTAA
- a CDS encoding pseudouridine synthase — MAKLELERIISKRGLLSRKEAAIAILEGQVIVNGQICKVPLAYFDHRSTIEIKGQKAVEQKKHYLVLNKPRGLIVSRSDEKNRATVYECLSEWSGPLVQAVGRLDQASEGLLLFTNDHVWANKLMDPKTHVTKTYHVQASPIPDEEVLKKLSAGIMLEGKKTLPASFQLIRSGEKNGWIEVQLTEGRNRQIRKMLESENIDVLRLIRVQLGIITLGDLQKSEWRELSAAEVKILTQ; from the coding sequence ATGGCAAAACTCGAGCTTGAGCGAATTATCTCCAAACGCGGACTTCTTAGTCGAAAAGAAGCGGCGATTGCTATTTTAGAAGGGCAAGTCATCGTTAACGGCCAGATTTGCAAGGTTCCTCTCGCGTATTTTGATCACCGATCTACTATTGAAATCAAAGGACAGAAAGCTGTTGAACAAAAAAAGCATTACCTGGTTTTAAATAAACCAAGAGGCCTGATTGTCAGTCGTTCTGATGAAAAAAATCGCGCTACGGTGTATGAATGCCTGAGCGAATGGAGTGGTCCATTGGTTCAGGCAGTTGGTAGATTAGATCAGGCAAGTGAAGGTCTGCTTTTATTTACTAATGATCATGTATGGGCCAATAAATTAATGGACCCAAAAACTCACGTCACAAAGACCTATCACGTACAGGCCTCTCCGATTCCGGATGAAGAGGTTTTAAAAAAGCTTTCTGCCGGTATCATGCTCGAAGGAAAAAAAACCTTGCCTGCGAGTTTCCAACTCATTCGTTCAGGTGAAAAAAATGGATGGATTGAAGTTCAATTAACTGAAGGGCGTAATCGTCAGATTAGAAAAATGCTTGAAAGTGAAAATATTGATGTTTTAAGATTAATCAGAGTTCAGTTAGGTATTATTACTCTCGGTGATTTGCAAAAAAGTGAGTGGAGAGAGTTAAGTGCAGCTGAAGTTAAAATTTTAACTCAATAA
- a CDS encoding alpha/beta fold hydrolase: MEVLKRNNVKVFGKGRPIIFAHGYGLDQHMWQHITPAFADNHQIILFDHVGAGNSDISSYDRTKYNSLHGYAADVLEICETLKLEKPIFVGHSVSAMIGILAAIQKPHLFEKIVLIGPSACYLNRDGYVGGFNQEDVEELLTSIDDNYLNWATTMAPALMRNADHPELALELAKTFCKVKPEIASHFARVTFLTDNRSHLNKVKVPTLIIQASDDLVAPVNVGQFIKDNISDSMMVTLKATGHFPSISAPAETIRAIKTFI, translated from the coding sequence ATGGAAGTGTTGAAGAGAAATAATGTAAAAGTATTTGGTAAAGGCAGACCCATCATTTTTGCTCATGGGTACGGTCTCGATCAACATATGTGGCAACACATAACTCCTGCTTTTGCTGACAATCACCAAATCATCCTCTTCGATCATGTTGGTGCAGGGAACTCTGATATCTCTTCATACGATCGAACAAAATACAATTCCCTTCATGGATACGCTGCTGATGTTTTAGAAATTTGTGAAACATTAAAACTGGAAAAACCAATCTTTGTTGGTCACTCAGTGAGTGCAATGATTGGAATTCTTGCGGCCATTCAAAAACCACACCTCTTTGAAAAAATCGTTCTGATCGGCCCCTCTGCTTGTTATTTAAACAGAGATGGATATGTGGGAGGATTTAATCAGGAAGATGTTGAAGAACTACTCACTTCTATTGATGATAATTATTTGAATTGGGCCACAACTATGGCGCCGGCCTTAATGAGAAATGCGGATCATCCAGAACTCGCTTTAGAACTCGCTAAAACTTTCTGCAAAGTGAAACCTGAGATTGCTTCGCACTTTGCCCGAGTGACATTTTTAACTGACAACCGCTCTCATCTTAATAAAGTGAAAGTACCTACTTTAATAATTCAGGCCTCAGACGATCTGGTTGCACCGGTGAATGTTGGTCAGTTTATTAAAGATAATATTTCAGATAGTATGATGGTTACACTAAAGGCGACAGGACACTTTCCTAGTATTAGTGCTCCCGCAGAAACGATTCGCGCGATTAAAACTTTTATTTAG
- a CDS encoding DNA/RNA non-specific endonuclease, translating into MKKSYILIVLSTLLISGCATRSPVVVSEPQVKVKKEAVIKVKEKVVRPIAVTKPSADVIMIDHQYFKIAYNLKRRLPEYVTYQLAAEQLRSKSAERKNKFVPDPYLVDKDLPYVVTSEYNRSGYDRGHLAPSADFAWNQDANNMTFVMSNMAPQTPGLNRDAWKRLEDQVRKWACGEEKVTVITGPVLADNLPTLKSGLEIPQDFFKIVIDETAPKKMIAFLYHQTDKGNVLKERMVPMNNIEKATGIAFTQDFPELQSGKMRVPASLNEWKEADCK; encoded by the coding sequence ATGAAAAAATCTTACATTCTTATTGTTCTTAGTACGCTTTTGATCTCTGGTTGTGCCACACGCTCGCCAGTCGTCGTTTCAGAACCTCAGGTTAAAGTAAAAAAAGAAGCCGTTATAAAGGTTAAGGAAAAGGTCGTAAGGCCCATTGCTGTAACTAAGCCTTCTGCAGATGTGATCATGATTGATCATCAGTATTTTAAAATCGCTTATAATTTAAAAAGACGCTTACCCGAATACGTGACTTACCAACTGGCAGCGGAGCAGTTAAGAAGCAAATCGGCCGAGAGAAAAAATAAGTTTGTTCCAGATCCATATCTGGTTGATAAGGATCTCCCTTATGTTGTGACGTCCGAATACAATCGTTCGGGTTACGATAGAGGTCATCTTGCTCCATCGGCGGACTTTGCGTGGAATCAGGATGCCAATAATATGACTTTTGTGATGTCGAATATGGCCCCTCAAACGCCGGGACTTAATCGTGATGCATGGAAGAGACTGGAAGATCAGGTAAGGAAGTGGGCCTGTGGAGAGGAAAAAGTCACTGTGATCACAGGGCCGGTATTAGCGGATAATCTTCCTACATTAAAAAGTGGATTAGAAATCCCTCAGGATTTTTTCAAGATTGTTATTGATGAAACCGCACCTAAGAAAATGATCGCATTTTTGTATCATCAAACAGATAAAGGGAATGTTTTGAAAGAGCGCATGGTCCCAATGAATAATATAGAGAAAGCTACAGGTATTGCTTTTACTCAAGATTTCCCAGAGCTGCAGAGTGGAAAAATGCGCGTCCCTGCAAGCTTAAATGAATGGAAAGAAGCAGACTGTAAATAA